In the genome of Brachypodium distachyon strain Bd21 chromosome 3, Brachypodium_distachyon_v3.0, whole genome shotgun sequence, the window CTTTTGGCGTAGGATGTTCTCTTGCAGTAAGTTGTCGCTTCATTTGGTATTGGCTGTCCGGAGCTAGAGAGGTTTTAGCGAGGCAGGTTTTTTTAGCTTCTGTTCATGTAGTCTGGGCAGCAGCTCCCTTGTTTGAATGTAAGCTTTGGAACTGTTTGCTTTTATCTTTCGGTTTCTTCTTTAATTCAAACCTTGTAGTGCTCGGTTTCTGTTAATGGAAGCCGGAGGGTTACCTCCTCTGTTATTTTTAAAGTCCTCCTATGGCTAGTATCTCAGAGTTGGATCTAAAGAAGCTCTCAATTAATGTGttttgagagagaaaagtATGAGTTGTCTTGGGTTCTGCACTAACAGCCATATATAGATTATGATACGgtatctctctctttcctcatTAAATAGGGTTCCATTCCATACTTTTTGTTTAGGTGGCAGGCTTTAGAACGGTGCACAGTGATTATCCTTATATGGTAGATTCTGGTTTCacacaaaattaatatgtCTGAATTTGGTATCTTCGTGAAATTTCTCGCGATAAGTTTAGTGCTTGTACTGTTGATCTTGTGAATTCATTTACTAGGGGTGAAAACGGAGAAGAATCTTTCTGTCTGTTATCGAGAAAAACGTAAATGAAGTGGTAATCTAGAAACATGATTTTTCGTGCGGAAACACAAATAGAAATGGGACGTCGTTTTCTGGCAGAACACTGGGGGAACATAATTTTCTTTATCTGTACGTGCGGAAAATTTCTGTTATTTTATGCCCAGTCCAAGAGCCCATAAGCCCAACACAAGCCCATATACCCACCATAAACCTAATCTCTGCATTGTTTAAGGTGTTTTTGACTTGTGTGTTCCAGCAAACATCCGCTTTTGTATCTGTGTCGTTACTATTATTCTCTTTGTATTATTTTCTGGCAGTATCTGCTTCTGTATTTGTTTCTGGGATTTCCATATGTGTTTCCGCTAAGAAACACGGAAAAGAAATGTAGTAACACTCAGTACTGTCCATTTCTGCTCCTTTTCACCCCTATCATTTACTACTGCCTGGATATGTTAGTTCTTCTCAGCATTGACTGGTTTCACTTGATCTCTAGGTTATGGATTTCATATCGATCAAATTAATTTTGTATTGTTTAACTAACTGTATAGTCTAGTTGCTGATATCACCTGGATGTATTTGCTCACGGACCATTTTTCTACCTTGTTTCATTCTGTAGATGGAAGAAGTCAAGGAATCTCCAGTGCAACCAACTATTACCCCACTTCAAGTAACTGTCTCGAGTGGAATGGCTGAATTTCAAGGTTCAAATGCGCCTCCCATGTTCGCTGTTGGGACTGTGAGGAATCCACCAGCTGTTGCAGCCATGCCTACTACCGCTCCAGGAACTTCTACCTCCGTAATGCTCTCGAAACCGCATGGATCGTCACCTGTAAAACCAGTTACTAGCCCTTCAGTTGTTGCACTGCCCCATACTGGTCAACCACAACTTAGGTCGGAGAAAGGTGTTAATGGCCCTTCGAATTTAACGCGAGGTACTGCTGCACCATCTAGTCTACAGCATCCAttgttcactttttttttgcatattgTGGACACTTGTTACTTTAGCATGTAAACCTTGCTAAGTATTTTTGACTAGATAACATGTTTGATTGGCTTTGGAATGCCTTGCATGTGATCTCGCATACAAATGTTGTTTACCGTTCATTACACAAATATGGTTAACACACTTTGACAGCAAGCCACTCTGCCCCCCCTCTGCCTCCTTTGGTTGTGTTTATTATCAGAAGCGCAGACAACACATCTGAAATTGGACAGTTTTGTAACTGCAAGGGATAactgaaagtctgaaactGTGTAGCTGTTCTTCATGTAGCATTTCAATCTTCATTTGAACACTATTCGTTAAGGTGCATTTATGCTTACTTCGCTTGTCTTGTGTAGCcgtgtttaatttttttgtatgTATAATCACAATTGTGAAAGGGTAACATTCCTTTGATTGCCCTAGCTCAGATACTAATTTGGCTTTGTTTCCCACTGCTACAGTGACTGCTGGCCATTTGAACAAATCGTTTCAGGATACATCTGTTAAGTCAAATCTAACTACTGTAACTAGTACCAATCAGGTGGTAAGAAATCCGGACACAAAGGTAGCTGCAATTCAAACAGTGACAGGAAACCCTCCTATGGGGCATCATGCTACACCAGGAACGCCGTCTGTTACTACAAAGCCTACTCTTGCCAGACACATTGAAATAGCAAAGAATGTTCAACGGTTTCTGCGTCAACCTGCAAATAATCCTAGCTGGACTCCACCATCAACTGAGTACATGCATGCTCGTTTGGACTGCCAGATATGCAAAGTTGCTATCATGGATGCAAACAGTTTGCTTGTCTGTGATGCTTGTGAGAGGGGAGCGCACTTGAAATGCCTTCAGCATTATGGTAACAAAGGTGTTCCTATAGCTGATTGGCATTGTCCAACATGCGTAGCACAGAGTAAAGGTAAAACCCTGCCACCAAAATACGGCAAGGTCACGAGAACTGTGGTAGCATCGCAGGCTGGTCCACCTGGTGGTGCAACACAATTGTCTGTTCAGGGTGCGGCAGGAAATACGTCGGCAAATGAAAATCACCAAAAGGTGGCTGCAAATGGAAATCTTATTAAGTCAAACTCAATGCAAGCTGGCAGCACTGTTCACAATAGTACTATATTGGCTCTAAATGCTGCTACTCGTTCACAATCAATCTCTGTCTCCAGATCTCTGAAAGGAAATGTTAATAATTCTGAAACTTCCTCTGATGAAAAAGAAGGGAATGTGCAACCATTTAGTACAGGACAACACAATGTGAAGGCCCCTTCTGAACCTCAAAGTAGTGAATTGACTGCCGGCACTAGTTCTGGATCTCACTCAGGGAAATCTTCTAATGAAAATGTGAGCAGTGGGTTATCTTTGCACTCTGTGGATTCAGGGAAAGATACCATGCACGAGCATCAATCTGCAGTAACTTCCGGGATAAATTGTTTGGATAGTTCctttgctgttgctgctggtgcaAATATCAGGTCTGAAGCCCTTCCGAGCAGGGATGTGGAGATGGTTAATAGTAATGGGACTCTTGtgaatcaaatcagcaatatTGATACTGAAGAAAAGATCGGGACTGAAGCAACCTCTGATGTTGCTACTGAAGAGAAGGTCCATGCTGAAGCAATCTCTGAGCCGCAGAGAATCAAAGATATCGAGATGACTAACAGCACTGAAACACCAATATGTCAAAGCAGCAACATTGCCATTGAAGAAAATCACCCCACTGGTACTACGTTAGAGCCACACACAATCGAAGATATGGAAACGACTGTCAACACTGCAAAAGCAATGGATGAAACAAACAATGTTTCTACTGAAGAAGAGGCCCGGTCTGCACCAGCTTCTGCAGTCAAAGATGTGGAGATGGCTACCAATGTTGGAAcagcaacaaatcaaacgCAGCTAGCAAATGAATCAACTGAAAATGGAGGAAGAGAATCTCCCAGCGGAGCGACACTCGTAGGGAAGTCTGATGTTAATGCAACACCAGATCATCATAGCACCCATCAGGTACTTCCAAATGGAGTGCTACATATTACTGGTGAAGTTCTGTGCGGTCAGGAGGGTGAATCTGTGGATTGCAGTGCAGCACCAAGAGAAGAAACCAGCTAGATTCAGATATTAGGTTGCATCCAACTTGTGTTTGCAGGTATGTTTCAAATTGAACTATTGTCATAAACTTACTACATGCAGTATATGAtgtttagtactccctcggacccatattacttgtcccagatttagtacaaagtgtactaaatcagtgccaagtaattccggctggagggagtacattatttTGTAAAGAAAAATTTTAGACTAAACATGCCTTTCAGATTTAACAAGTTGTACCTAACCTTACGTTTTATCTTAACAGATGAGAAGTATGAAGGATCTACCAGTAGTTCTGCTAGCATCAGTGATTAATAGCCATCCTCTCTACATTCTTTTGGATCGCTTATTATAGATTTAGTAGTCATGGACAGCCATTTTCCTCCAGGTTTTTACTATGCCCCTACCAAAATGAAACCCGCCTGCCAGACTGTCAGTTCACTCATTTTATCAGTACCACCTAGCttatttttcttcatatcCAGGCGTCCGCTGCCTCTTGCTTGAGGCTGTTGTACTTTATGTAGTTTATTTAAGTTACCCGCTTCAAGCCAGTcgattctttttcttgtttctggTGCTGTAATTAGATAGGCTTTTGCAGTGAGGACTGCATTACCTATGTCTTGATAATGATATTTGTACCATGTGCCCAGGGGTACCCTAAAATGTTGGCATTCCAGGTTACATTTTGGCTGTGATAGCGTGTAGACTGCTCGAGATGCCCGTCCTGCGACAGGTTCACAGCGTACCTAGTTCAGTCCTCATGCAGAATGCACATTGCTCATTCGGATTCAGTCTTTCTAGTCCCATGTTTCACACTTCTCCCTATGACCATGCAAAGGTAAATGCACAAAAGTGAAAACACCGATATGCGACAGCTCGTCTGGCTTTCTGCTATGAAATAGAGCATCAAGCTACTCTCGGTACATTTATTCGTGAAGGGAAACGGGCACATGTAGGATACCAAACCATACGCGTCTCACTGCACAGCATCACAACCGGATCAAACACGATCACCTCAAGGACTGATCACCTTCATACACCCAGGAACAAGAAGCAGTACCACACGAAATGATCATTTCCCTACACACCCAGCAACAGGAAGCACCAAACGAAGACCAAAAGCAACACACGGCGCATCGGCAGAGGTGCCACTGCCGCCACGCCTGGGGCGCCACTCGAAGCCGACGGCGCGGGCGCCTTTGCGGCGGcttggtcttcttcctccaccccGCGGCGACGCGGCAGTAGAGGTGCAATACGGTGACTCTCAGGTTCACAAAGTTGCAGCTCTAAGCGGCAGACGCCGCCACGTGGACGCGCAGCTTCAGCCCGCTCCTGCATCGCCTCCCACCTCCGCCACGCCGCCTCGTGCTTGAACCCTGAGATATGCATAAATCGATCGACCCCCCACGGCTAAGTCAGTCAGTCTCCTGTGGCCGCAATGTAAATGTGATACACGAATGCTATTTTTGAGACTGGTGTCTGGTGGTGTACTGGTGTTTGACTGCTTACAGAGGGTGTCTCCGACCGCGAAGTGCGTGTCCGCTGCCCAGGCAAGCACGTCGGAGGCCACGTCCCACCCCGGGTCACCTCCGACGACGTGTTGcacagcagcaccagcagttGGTGCGGCTCCTGCAGCGATGTGTTGATGCATGGCAACGGCCAGGAACAGAAGGCCAGTGGCGGCTGCCACCGgccggtggctcgtagcggaGACGGCAGAATACATGTCGCGCGGCACACCTGGAGCAGAGAGGGACCGGAGACGAGTGTCGCACGTCGTTGCTGTAGGCGTGTAGTTAGGTTGGCTGGCTAAAGCAAACCAAGTCCTCTCGAACCACCCGTCGACCTCTCTCGTGAGAATGGTAGGTTTGAAACTGCGTGGCAGaaaaccaaagaaaagaaTGCATGGCAGGTTAAAGTGTAGGGTACATTTATATCTATCAGTTTTGCTCGCGGGTCACGCCGCCGTTTGCTttactgtttttttcttttgctattTTACAGACTATCTATTTCTAAGTTGACGTAGCAAAACCATCCAACTTGGTTATTGAGAGTCCAAATGCAGAGGAAAGAGAATATGACCATTAAATTGGACAACTTTAAATGTCACACAAGAATAAATATTTCTAAGGACCGGTTTAGTTGGTCTTAACTTGTTGCTTTTGATTTTGGcttataacaaaaaaaaactttaacTTGTTTGTACCATCATGTCAAGCAAAAAAGCGAAAAACCGCGCTTTAAGTCTAACTAAATAGGGCCTaaatcgactgagaaattgtaattgtatttttttttctctatgaGACAATAGATACGTACAAAACACGATGAAAGAAAACTCTATCAATGCTTGAAGAGCTAGCGCAGCAAAATGCCGAGACCAGAACGTCAGAAAGACCATATGTTAATGTTTCTCTCTTACTAAATACTCCACATTCACATGGTATAAATGATGTGGCCATTAAAATCTGTGCTCTGAGTCTTTAGAATCGTCATCGATGAAGGAGAAGGCAACCGATGGAGTAAGGAAGGTGGTCTCCATTCTCTAAGTTGAAGGAGCTAAGCACTAAAATCCGGATCTCGCAAACAAATGAACAGACGAAGATGAAACAAGATGAAGAATTCCTTGAAACATTGAACCCCGAGCTCAAACCCCGCGATCTTTGGCTCAGTGAACATTAATCGGACATACGACAAGCCCATGTGGCACCATGAGGGTTTAGGAGTGCAAAATAATGCACTGGATGCACTCCTTCAACATGGAGGTGGTCAACAGGGGCGGAGCTAGGTTATACTTGTGGTGTTAGCTGACACCAATGATTCGCTGCAATTCCTTTGTAAATAAGTAAAGCATATTTTTCATTTGTAGAAAATGGCACCGGTCCAACAAAGCGGACATTAGTGGCCCTCCATcctagctccgcccctggtGGTCAAGTATCCATATATGCAGGACAAAAGTTAGTTGGTCGGTTTCGGACCTCCGATAAAGTATCGTACATGTATAAGACTACACAACTGTTGTCGCATTGTGGCCGCAATCTATCATAACTAAATAAAAGTACAGAGCACCAAACTTTAACGACATAACTTGAACGAGTTTTGAAATTGATAGCTCCAAACTCCTCTATTTGAAGGTTTTCCATATTAAAATTTTCATCTCGTGTTCTCTTTGAATGACATTCCTTGGTGGAAGAATGCTTTGGATCTCGTGGACAAGTCGTAACTCGCAGGAGTACTTTCCATCTGACAAGCGTGGTGTCTGACACCATCCGATGATCGCTTGATCGCTTCGTTGGTTCGGGCGGTTGAGGCGACCACCATGTCGTACTGAGATACCACGTGTGGAACCCACTGCACTACAGAAGGACAGCCACAGGCCCACTGTACACATCTAGGTGAAGTGGAAtagtgaaagggcatttcgatccctaagtgttttggtgttaatgacaacatgactcgTGGACCAACCAtgtgctcgagtgtttcagatttgagatcatATGACATaagacggttcgttgccctcaaaaaggaaagaagcatagcggtgtttagcggctttttatttatattgagtcgtaggaactccgtactattaagagggagtccacatgggaaggtaatgggtgaatcaacttcacgtacacaaactatcatatttgcacccacataaagcctgcCCGTGCGAGAGAGAGCCACCCAAAGTCTAACTGTGTTGCCAGGTCTGTTCCAGGCCCGAAACTTCCACCCAACGTCCGGCCTACCTCCGTGATGCTACTGGAAATCATTTGTGTTTGGCGGAGGTTGAACCGGAACAAGGGCGGAAGTTCCTGGGTACCGGAACTTCCTCCCGGCAGATTtagtgcataacggttagattttggGACCCCCGTAAATAGTCATCTCCTACCTCGGGATGAACTTATCTGAAGCCCAACTCTCTCCATACCACTTCTAAAGCTTCAAAGTGCTATATCTTCCTCCATAGAGCTccccccttgttgattctttgaggattggaggacgagatctagatctagggtttcaccaaagcaaaaagttgattccccttgtttcctttgtggattttgttactcttgggattttgggatccctaacCGGAAGGTATCTCTTCAAggcctccaatcttgtgaggaggtgcttgaggattcgggaaggagactccaattaagttgtggagttgtgcccttctccttgtttgtaagggttcgacgttcgccctcaaggaagccactagtggaactcacctcacctttgtggtgttgtgagagctcatccacctttgtggtgtggttagttggagaatagagtgagcctttgtggcgcctctacctttgtggtagagcactcctccaaacggagacgtacaccgaccccaataggtggaactccggtgaaatcttcgtctccccgtgtggtatcatttttgcccctttacttacttgcaaagcttaattgtttatcttgtgtttcggctatcaagcaagtttcgattgattatctattgcttgtgctcgtgcttcggctattgcatcatactaggggtgttcatcatttagacgttttagtgaacccatgtattgatgcttgtatccttaaaagtgaaaagaaaaagttaaattgttagtcgcctattcaccccccccccccatctagtcgaccataccgatttttcaaatagaaaaaaagatggaaaatgaaaaaaatactatGCAATATATCCACTTGgacaaaataaatttaaagCAATTTTATCATATCCTCATTTGTTCCTTCCTTTAGATAAATAAATCCCCTTACAGTACAATAACAAATCCAATTTCGGAGGAACTTTCTCCCCatgttagattttttttattcttctaATTCTTTTTCATTCTATTCAGTTCCAAAAAATACAGTGGATACTCAAAATATTGGCACGCGCAAGAAATAGGTCACTTCGGCAGATTTTTGTTCAATTTCTCTCGCCGTCTCCCTAACTCGCTCCATCTCGGACTCGCTAGTTCATGCATCCGCTTCAGGCCTCCTTCTCATTTACACGATTTGGTAAGTCTTCCAACACTTCATGCCGAGATCTGGTTGTTTGATGCTAAATACGAAAGGAGCAAAAAGTTAAATGTGGTATCTAAGGAACGCTCTTAGCTTGGGTGTGGCCGTCAAAATGCTTTTGTTCCTTCTATTGGTTTGGAAaatttgatgtttctactGGTTTTGGACGAAGTCGGAGTGGTTCAAGTAGTGACCGGACAAAAACCCGTGCCTTGTTTGCATGGGCGGAGGACAAATGTTTTTGAGCCATGACAAACTCCTATTCTAGCAATATTTTATATGTCTgccaaaatatattttaataaTTTTGGTTTGTTTACCCTTTTTTGCAATTCAATTCTATCTAGTTCATCTT includes:
- the LOC100842652 gene encoding PHD finger protein At3g20280, translated to MGDAVASPPVAPVKRRRGDGAGMRRVAEIVMVLAAAGEARGGREPTAAERALAAEARGRLAAAVSEGAVRPKDLFPGEAVRAVVEDLGLNRAKDPAAMGFRPPKASIADRLMLTKRKMEEVKESPVQPTITPLQVTVSSGMAEFQGSNAPPMFAVGTVRNPPAVAAMPTTAPGTSTSVMLSKPHGSSPVKPVTSPSVVALPHTGQPQLRSEKGVNGPSNLTRVTAGHLNKSFQDTSVKSNLTTVTSTNQVVRNPDTKVAAIQTVTGNPPMGHHATPGTPSVTTKPTLARHIEIAKNVQRFLRQPANNPSWTPPSTEYMHARLDCQICKVAIMDANSLLVCDACERGAHLKCLQHYGNKGVPIADWHCPTCVAQSKGKTLPPKYGKVTRTVVASQAGPPGGATQLSVQGAAGNTSANENHQKVAANGNLIKSNSMQAGSTVHNSTILALNAATRSQSISVSRSLKGNVNNSETSSDEKEGNVQPFSTGQHNVKAPSEPQSSELTAGTSSGSHSGKSSNENVSSGLSLHSVDSGKDTMHEHQSAVTSGINCLDSSFAVAAGANIRSEALPSRDVEMVNSNGTLVNQISNIDTEEKIGTEATSDVATEEKVHAEAISEPQRIKDIEMTNSTETPICQSSNIAIEENHPTGTTLEPHTIEDMETTVNTAKAMDETNNVSTEEEARSAPASAVKDVEMATNVGTATNQTQLANESTENGGRESPSGATLVGKSDVNATPDHHSTHQVLPNGVLHITGEVLCGQEGESVDCSAAPREETS